One genomic window of Numida meleagris isolate 19003 breed g44 Domestic line chromosome 1, NumMel1.0, whole genome shotgun sequence includes the following:
- the LOC110399266 gene encoding cytochrome c oxidase copper chaperone — translation MSTVAAASCDSKGAGEARDEKKPLKPCCACPETKKARDACIIEKGEENCGHLIEAHKECMRALGFKI, via the exons ATGTCGACGGTAGCGGCCGCCAGCTGCGACTCTAAGGGCGCCGGGGAGGCGCGGGACGAGAAGAAGCCGCTGAAGCCGTGCTGCGCCTGTCCCGAGACCAAGAAGGCGCGGGACGCCTG catcattgagaagggggaagaaaatTGCGGGCACTTAATTGAAGCTCACAAAGAGTGTATGAGAGCTCTGGGCTTCAAGATATGA